A stretch of Microcoleus sp. FACHB-831 DNA encodes these proteins:
- a CDS encoding trehalase family glycosidase, which produces MKNPILKQNQLFPAPDQIKAVRAYIKETWQTLSRSHKHILESARDPKIDHAPSKPWPIYISPKEDVEVIKKSLEKSISKEEFAQIEIRVLPAEVEQIQEHGLLYLPHDYVVPGGRFNEMYGWDSYFIQLGLLQDGELNLAKSLVDQLLYEIEHYGTILNANRTYLLTRSQPPLLTPMILALFQHTQDKEWLQSLLPTVERFYYYWTLPPHLNQATGLSRYFALGEGPAPEVLISERDEQGRTHYDRVLEYYRQFEVEDYDVNLYYDREQDELTNLFYKGDRTMRESGFDPSNRFGPFNVDIIHYAPVCLNVLLYQMEQDIAQINDIFGYEAVANQWRDRAASRQELINRFLWDEEAGLYFDYNFTTGDRRRYEFATTFYPLWAGIASVEQAQRVVHNLPEFEAPGGLLTSTRVTGSQWDAPFGWAPLHLFAVQGLHRYGYHREAERLARKFISLVVQEFEKCGAIVEKYDVFNCSADVSDEIQFGYSSNEIGFGWTNGVFLELLATLE; this is translated from the coding sequence ATGAAAAATCCAATTTTAAAGCAAAATCAACTGTTCCCAGCACCAGACCAGATTAAGGCAGTAAGAGCTTACATCAAAGAAACTTGGCAGACACTTTCTCGCTCTCATAAGCATATTCTAGAATCTGCCCGCGACCCTAAAATCGATCATGCCCCAAGCAAGCCTTGGCCTATTTATATCTCGCCCAAGGAGGACGTAGAAGTAATTAAAAAAAGCTTGGAAAAATCTATCAGCAAAGAGGAATTTGCTCAAATAGAAATTCGCGTTTTACCTGCCGAAGTAGAGCAAATTCAAGAGCATGGATTGCTCTACTTACCTCATGATTACGTGGTTCCGGGCGGTCGCTTTAATGAGATGTACGGCTGGGATAGTTATTTCATTCAATTGGGATTGTTACAAGATGGGGAATTGAATTTAGCGAAAAGTTTGGTGGATCAACTGCTATATGAAATCGAGCATTACGGAACGATTTTAAATGCAAATCGCACTTATTTGCTAACGCGATCGCAACCCCCCCTATTAACGCCGATGATTTTGGCACTCTTTCAGCATACGCAGGATAAGGAATGGTTGCAATCTTTACTGCCAACGGTGGAAAGATTTTATTACTACTGGACATTGCCCCCCCATCTCAATCAAGCAACGGGACTTTCGCGTTATTTTGCTTTGGGTGAAGGGCCAGCACCAGAAGTACTTATTTCTGAGCGAGATGAGCAGGGAAGAACTCATTACGATCGAGTTTTGGAGTATTATCGCCAGTTTGAAGTTGAGGATTATGATGTCAATTTGTATTATGACAGGGAGCAAGACGAGCTAACTAATTTGTTCTACAAAGGTGACAGAACAATGCGCGAATCGGGCTTCGATCCGTCTAACCGTTTTGGCCCCTTCAATGTAGATATTATTCACTATGCGCCCGTTTGCTTGAACGTTTTACTGTATCAAATGGAGCAAGATATAGCGCAGATAAATGATATTTTCGGTTATGAAGCAGTTGCTAATCAGTGGCGCGATCGCGCTGCCTCCAGGCAAGAATTAATTAACCGCTTCCTCTGGGATGAAGAAGCAGGGCTTTACTTCGATTACAACTTCACAACTGGCGATCGCCGCCGCTATGAATTCGCTACCACATTTTATCCTCTGTGGGCGGGTATCGCATCAGTTGAACAAGCCCAGCGAGTTGTGCATAATTTGCCCGAATTTGAAGCACCAGGAGGATTGCTCACCAGCACCCGCGTTACCGGAAGCCAATGGGATGCCCCCTTTGGTTGGGCACCTTTACATTTATTTGCCGTCCAGGGATTGCATCGATATGGCTATCACCGAGAAGCTGAACGATTAGCAAGAAAATTTATATCTTTAGTAGTCCAAGAGTTTGAAAAATGCGGAGCGATTGTCGAAAAATACGACGTTTTTAATTGCTCTGCCGATGTTTCAGATGAGATTCAATTCGGCTACAGTTCCAACGAAATTGGTTTTGGTTGGACTAACGGAGTATTTCTGGAACTATTAGCAACTCTGGAATAA
- a CDS encoding tetratricopeptide repeat protein, with the protein MDKSSINALLEALKNPAEAVRQRATEELWRIWFQQKGVVGFELLQRSQVMLQAGEIAQAEELLTELIDTQPDFAEAWNRRAVLYFTQGYYQEAIADCEMVIKLNPIHFGALHGMGLCHAALGDYRAAIQAFRRALEIQPYSVENQRLVLECTARLS; encoded by the coding sequence ATGGATAAATCATCAATCAATGCATTACTAGAAGCCCTAAAAAACCCCGCTGAAGCTGTCCGCCAACGGGCAACTGAGGAACTATGGCGTATCTGGTTCCAACAAAAGGGAGTGGTGGGGTTTGAACTTCTTCAGCGCAGCCAAGTAATGCTCCAAGCAGGAGAGATTGCACAAGCAGAAGAATTACTCACAGAACTGATAGACACTCAGCCGGATTTTGCTGAAGCTTGGAATAGACGAGCAGTTCTTTATTTTACTCAAGGGTATTACCAAGAAGCGATCGCCGATTGTGAGATGGTAATTAAACTCAATCCCATCCATTTTGGCGCATTGCACGGTATGGGTTTATGCCATGCTGCACTCGGAGATTACCGCGCTGCTATACAAGCTTTTCGACGCGCTTTGGAAATTCAGCCATACTCTGTAGAGAACCAAAGGTTGGTTCTTGAATGTACGGCTAGGTTGAGTTAA
- a CDS encoding alpha-amylase family glycosyl hydrolase: MVSTPPSQASSSQYEVSNPEAEVEALIAEPKPESEIDLEFLYTRDIEFRQETIYFIVVDRFFDGDPENSEGPNPELYDPEGKDWGKYWGGDIQGIIDKLDYLKDMGVTALWLTPLFEQVEALFVEQAAIHGYWIKDFKRLNPRFIAQGEEPSLNKTQETRNTAFDRLIAELHKRKMKMILDIVCNHSNPDFSGKKGELYDDGVKIADFNDDKNGWYHHYGEVTNWEDEWQVQNCELSGLATFNENNPDYRNYIKSAIKQWLDRGVDALRVDTVKHMPIWFWQEFNADITTHKPDVFIFGEWIFSDPRSERSVEFANESGMTMLDFGLCLAIRGALGQGAEGGFQLVQDVLDLDHCYYGATELITFIDNHDMPRFQSLNPDPEMLKVAIALIMTTRGIPCIYYGTEQYLHDDTNGGNDPYNRPMMTTWDTETEVYRYTRLLSGLRRLNPAVSMGSQWQKYLTPDVYCYVRRYRDSIVFVAMNRGEAVKIEAVGTELPEGEHTDVLTRRKFEVQDGQIHNLELGAREVIVISHVGERIKAQTIVRAQLNAVQTQPGEIVVVTGDCPELGNWDISKAYPLEYINTNTWFGEIPFNESAGKLITYKYALWREGQSPLRENNVGRRWVIANEGTVKWRDKWATGRES; encoded by the coding sequence ATGGTATCAACTCCTCCGTCTCAAGCTTCCTCATCTCAATATGAAGTTAGCAATCCCGAAGCCGAAGTTGAGGCTTTGATAGCCGAACCGAAACCGGAGAGCGAAATCGATTTAGAATTCCTTTACACCAGAGATATTGAATTTCGTCAAGAGACAATTTACTTCATTGTTGTAGACCGCTTTTTTGACGGCGATCCGGAAAACAGCGAAGGGCCAAACCCAGAACTTTACGATCCCGAAGGAAAAGACTGGGGTAAATATTGGGGAGGCGATATCCAAGGAATTATTGACAAGCTTGACTACTTAAAAGACATGGGAGTAACAGCCCTTTGGCTAACTCCTCTCTTTGAGCAAGTTGAAGCATTATTTGTTGAACAAGCCGCAATTCACGGGTACTGGATAAAAGATTTTAAGCGACTAAATCCTCGTTTTATTGCCCAAGGTGAAGAACCTTCTCTCAACAAAACTCAGGAAACAAGAAATACAGCTTTTGACCGCTTGATTGCTGAGTTACACAAACGGAAAATGAAAATGATCCTGGATATTGTGTGTAACCACAGCAACCCAGATTTCAGCGGTAAGAAGGGAGAACTCTACGACGACGGCGTTAAAATTGCTGACTTTAACGACGATAAAAATGGCTGGTATCACCACTATGGTGAAGTTACAAACTGGGAAGATGAGTGGCAAGTGCAAAACTGCGAACTGTCTGGGTTAGCCACTTTCAACGAGAATAATCCCGACTATCGAAATTACATCAAATCAGCAATTAAGCAATGGTTAGACAGAGGGGTTGATGCTTTGCGGGTGGATACCGTTAAGCATATGCCCATTTGGTTTTGGCAAGAATTTAACGCAGACATTACAACCCACAAGCCGGATGTTTTTATCTTTGGCGAGTGGATTTTTAGCGACCCCAGAAGTGAGCGTTCGGTTGAATTTGCCAATGAATCTGGGATGACAATGTTGGACTTTGGCCTTTGCTTGGCAATTCGGGGGGCTTTAGGCCAAGGCGCTGAAGGAGGATTTCAGCTAGTTCAGGATGTTCTCGATTTAGACCATTGCTACTACGGGGCGACAGAGTTGATTACATTTATTGATAATCACGATATGCCCCGCTTTCAGTCATTGAATCCAGATCCAGAAATGCTGAAGGTAGCGATCGCTCTGATTATGACAACCAGAGGTATTCCCTGCATCTACTACGGCACAGAACAGTATCTCCACGACGACACAAACGGCGGTAATGACCCCTACAACCGCCCGATGATGACGACTTGGGACACCGAAACGGAGGTTTATCGGTATACCCGGTTGCTATCAGGTTTGCGGCGACTGAATCCAGCAGTATCTATGGGCAGTCAATGGCAAAAATATCTGACTCCAGATGTCTATTGTTATGTGCGGCGTTACCGCGATTCCATTGTATTTGTAGCAATGAATCGTGGGGAAGCTGTCAAGATTGAAGCAGTTGGTACAGAGTTACCAGAGGGAGAACATACTGATGTTTTAACGCGACGCAAATTTGAAGTTCAAGACGGACAGATCCATAACTTAGAATTAGGCGCGCGGGAAGTAATTGTCATCAGTCACGTTGGGGAGCGAATTAAGGCGCAAACCATCGTGCGGGCACAACTCAATGCTGTTCAAACACAGCCTGGTGAAATTGTTGTGGTGACGGGTGATTGTCCGGAGTTAGGCAACTGGGATATCTCCAAAGCTTACCCCTTAGAATACATCAACACTAACACTTGGTTTGGGGAAATTCCCTTTAATGAAAGTGCTGGAAAATTGATAACTTACAAATACGCGCTGTGGCGTGAAGGCCAGTCACCATTGCGTGAAAATAATGTAGGTCGTCGTTGGGTTATCGCCAATGAAGGGACGGTAAAATGGCGAGATAAGTGGGCTACAGGACGCGAGTCTTAA
- a CDS encoding pentapeptide repeat-containing protein produces MKRKSITFEELLRRYAAGERNFANVEIASLGLTEYEKRWERGDRSGAKELSGANLSGVDLSGAKFSCTYLIGTDLSGANLSGARMDEICLSHANLSNANLSGAVLWQSSLDSANLSGANLSGANLAEAGFLRANLSGANLSGAELRDTGFRKADLTGANLSNTILDYTGLVEANLTGANLEGVEFRRVYFQNTVMPDGTIRNEEC; encoded by the coding sequence ATGAAGAGGAAGAGTATTACTTTTGAGGAATTGCTCAGACGCTACGCTGCTGGGGAGAGAAATTTTGCCAATGTTGAGATCGCATCCTTGGGGCTTACCGAATACGAAAAAAGGTGGGAGCGTGGTGACCGGAGTGGAGCCAAGGAGCTGAGTGGTGCCAACTTGAGCGGGGTTGACTTGAGTGGAGCTAAATTCAGTTGTACTTACTTGATTGGAACTGATTTGAGTGGTGCCAATCTGAGTGGAGCTAGGATGGATGAGATCTGCCTGAGTCATGCCAATTTGAGTAATGCCAACTTGAGTGGTGCCGTCCTGTGGCAATCCTCCCTTGACAGTGCCAATCTGAGTGGTGCCAATCTGAGTGGTGCTAACTTGGCGGAGGCAGGCTTTCTCCGTGCCAATCTGAGTGGTGCCAATCTGAGTGGTGCTGAACTCAGAGATACTGGATTCAGGAAAGCTGACTTGACCGGAGCCAACCTCAGCAATACCATTTTGGATTACACTGGCTTGGTTGAAGCTAATTTGACCGGGGCTAACTTGGAAGGAGTTGAATTCAGGCGCGTATACTTCCAAAACACGGTCATGCCAGATGGAACTATTCGGAATGAGGAATGCTGA
- a CDS encoding PAS domain S-box protein, protein MWEKIANGNASNSANPSALNCYPLFRRDMIPDLNYMQALRECCKDEAAFERLKQILNPAVENVEEIVSQYPTQVTSDYSWENLLHAEIALHASELKFENPPANKQGIIFNLINRNEDSCRWLLFAHSGCQELLELESKSHHAEPTLLYNLIHPEDRADYEQSISISADKLQPWIWEGRVITKEGKIKWVQSAARPIITASCDIFWNGLLIDITSRKSSEEALLLSEQKFSIAFRHSPDSIIISTLHEGRFIDINDSFLRVSGYSREEVVGRTSLELNSWVNREDRVRIQQILQQQGAVYNEEVEFRRKCGGVIVALYSAEVVNINGEQCVLAVVTDITSRKQAETQLGAIAQSDRLLGEIALKIRRSLDLNEILNTTVEEVRQLLQADRVFISYFDENGEGRVVAESVGANFPPILGWVTDNNAYKEIKEIFNKYPIRIVNDAKQENESDFIAEYHNKFEIKAGIGVPIMLGDKLFGLLIANQCSAPRNWQQCEINLLDQLATQVAIAIQQSSLFKQLQELNSTLESQVEERTAQLQQAVAELQELNRLKDVVLHTVSHDFRTSVMGNLMVLNNLLKSQDEKITLSRSIVERMIQGNERQLGTIDSLLETHTTEDRGVVLQRTPVEFGALTQAIIKDLQPLLSTNKAAVKNLVPSDLPLVMADPTQLQRVVANLLNHALKHNPPGLKLTFKATVEGKMIRCTIEDKGVGMSQLECDRLFDLYVRDPQSRCSTGIGLKLYLCRQIITAHGGEIGVTSRPNRGSTFWFTLPLA, encoded by the coding sequence ATGTGGGAAAAAATAGCTAATGGAAATGCATCAAATTCTGCTAATCCATCAGCGCTTAATTGTTATCCATTATTTAGGAGGGACATGATTCCCGATTTAAACTATATGCAAGCTTTACGGGAGTGCTGTAAAGATGAAGCAGCTTTTGAACGGCTTAAGCAAATTCTTAATCCAGCAGTTGAAAATGTTGAGGAAATAGTAAGCCAGTATCCAACACAAGTAACTTCCGATTATTCGTGGGAAAATCTCCTGCACGCGGAAATTGCACTACACGCCTCAGAGTTGAAATTTGAAAACCCCCCAGCAAACAAGCAGGGAATAATTTTTAACCTTATAAATCGCAATGAGGATAGCTGCCGTTGGTTGCTATTTGCACATTCGGGCTGTCAAGAATTATTAGAGTTAGAGTCAAAGTCACATCACGCAGAACCTACCCTGCTTTATAACTTAATCCATCCCGAAGATCGGGCAGATTACGAACAATCTATTAGTATTTCAGCAGATAAATTGCAACCTTGGATATGGGAAGGTCGCGTTATTACCAAAGAGGGCAAAATTAAGTGGGTGCAATCTGCTGCACGTCCTATAATTACGGCGTCTTGCGACATTTTTTGGAATGGCTTGCTGATAGATATTACCTCGCGCAAATCTAGCGAAGAGGCACTATTGCTTTCAGAGCAAAAATTTTCTATTGCTTTTCGCCACAGTCCTGATTCTATTATAATTAGCACGCTACACGAGGGGAGATTTATTGATATTAATGATAGTTTCTTGCGCGTTAGCGGCTATAGCCGTGAAGAGGTAGTTGGTCGTACTTCCCTTGAGTTAAATAGCTGGGTGAATCGTGAAGATCGCGTCAGAATACAACAAATATTGCAGCAACAGGGAGCTGTTTACAACGAGGAAGTTGAGTTCCGCCGGAAGTGTGGCGGGGTGATAGTAGCGCTGTATTCAGCAGAAGTTGTTAACATTAATGGCGAGCAATGCGTGCTGGCTGTAGTTACTGATATTACCAGCCGCAAACAGGCAGAAACGCAATTAGGTGCGATTGCACAAAGCGATCGCTTGTTAGGAGAAATAGCTTTAAAAATTAGGCGATCGCTCGATCTCAATGAAATTCTCAACACCACAGTTGAGGAAGTCCGCCAACTTTTGCAAGCGGATCGCGTTTTTATCAGTTACTTTGATGAAAATGGCGAAGGTAGAGTCGTCGCTGAGTCTGTAGGTGCGAATTTTCCGCCAATTTTGGGATGGGTGACTGATAATAATGCTTACAAAGAAATAAAAGAGATATTTAACAAATATCCGATTCGGATCGTTAACGATGCGAAGCAGGAAAATGAGTCTGACTTTATAGCAGAATACCACAATAAATTTGAGATAAAAGCTGGTATAGGCGTACCAATTATGTTAGGCGACAAACTGTTTGGCTTGTTGATTGCCAATCAATGTTCTGCACCTCGTAACTGGCAGCAATGTGAAATTAATTTGCTGGATCAATTGGCAACGCAAGTAGCGATCGCCATTCAACAGTCTTCGCTGTTCAAGCAATTGCAAGAGCTTAATTCCACCTTAGAAAGCCAAGTTGAGGAACGCACGGCGCAGCTACAACAAGCCGTCGCGGAACTGCAAGAACTGAACCGACTTAAGGACGTAGTTTTACATACAGTTTCCCATGACTTTCGCACATCGGTGATGGGAAACTTAATGGTGTTAAACAATTTGCTAAAAAGCCAGGATGAAAAAATTACGCTTTCTCGCTCTATTGTAGAGCGGATGATTCAGGGTAACGAGCGCCAACTTGGTACGATTGACTCGTTGTTAGAAACTCATACTACTGAAGATAGGGGAGTTGTCCTTCAGCGGACACCAGTCGAGTTTGGTGCGCTAACCCAGGCGATTATCAAAGACTTGCAACCTTTATTATCGACAAATAAAGCGGCTGTAAAAAATCTTGTTCCCTCAGATTTGCCATTAGTTATGGCAGATCCAACTCAGCTACAGCGAGTGGTAGCAAACCTGCTTAACCATGCGCTGAAACACAATCCACCCGGACTGAAGCTAACTTTCAAAGCTACAGTTGAGGGAAAAATGATTCGCTGCACTATTGAAGATAAAGGTGTGGGCATGAGCCAACTAGAGTGCGATCGCTTATTCGATCTCTACGTGCGCGATCCTCAATCTCGCTGCTCTACAGGCATCGGCCTTAAATTATATCTTTGTCGGCAAATTATTACCGCTCACGGCGGCGAAATTGGCGTAACAAGTCGCCCAAATCGCGGCTCAACTTTCTGGTTCACTTTACCTCTAGCGTGA
- a CDS encoding ATP-binding protein has protein sequence MKKRKHSSASPQGNRLINLLGNRFFSIANQVRYGIVLLVILALLFASGTLIYLSFKAQVQQVQIAQQERSHAAAGEINAYLDDLQRKLSYLARVPGLTDLSPEVQGRFLVALTRHHSAYETVATFDKNGKVVAFVSPYGNPSFDKEDAKIAFLRAYKQQEDFVSSVKIEPDTRLQTVILAVPIRNMQDEVNGVLMARINLKFLWSFLFHIKVGKTGYAYAIDSRKLLIAEKGKALETFKLQDLSNRNFIKELTKLNRDRPLKTYRGLRGVEVVGASSTIRTGRWNVVVELPTAEAYAPVRRMVGVMVIGLIVAIAIAAWLGWYFSRQIVLPLQRLTRAAAEISDGNLDTFVETPFIVSLGGNELGVLATTFNEMTAQLRRLIEALRQSEEQYSTLARNFPNGAVFLFDKELRFRIAEGAGLADIELSKDAIEGKTIWEAFPPETVEVIEKIYRDAIAGTTTVQEVEYRDRAYLLHALPLKNERGEIWAGMVMTQDITDRKEAEEKLRGERDFSTTIVQTSPAFYVAINHDGKVRMMNEAMLHALDYTLDEVVGKDYISNFIPESERYIVYQIHESASKYKQLPAKENHVITKSGQKLLVEWQGRAVFKENGELNFLFALGIDITERRQAEIKLRAAAERDRLLGAIALRIRASLDLDEILNTTVNEVRHFLQADRVFIGLMKTEKTAKIVAESVTDSWPSMLGLAITDEAYIQHVIALFSQGNIQVFNDRNQWERYPLEKDYLLYYHIQASLSVSIMLDEQFYGILVAHQCSGSRDWQQFEIELIEQLGTQVAIAIKQAKLYQQVQDFSASLERQVEERTAELQERNRELKELNELQDEFLHAVSHDLRTPIMGMSLVVNNLLNKPGDTIPLSRSILERMIQSSNNQLGLINSLLEAHSSEVRGVELHYEVVQLSTLIQNIAQDMEPLLAKNQATLINLVPTNLPLVTADPLQLRRVFENLLTNALNHNPPGLSLTLNATLEEEMIRCTVADNGIGMNPETCDRLFERYVRGSRARRSTGIGLGLYLCRQIITAHGGQIGCISSLGEGATFWFTLPLATQNATSAL, from the coding sequence ATGAAGAAAAGAAAGCACAGCAGTGCTTCGCCTCAAGGTAATAGACTTATTAATTTATTAGGTAATCGTTTTTTTTCAATTGCGAATCAGGTTAGATATGGAATTGTTCTGCTAGTAATTTTAGCTTTGTTGTTCGCATCGGGGACGTTAATTTATCTAAGCTTTAAGGCACAAGTGCAACAGGTGCAAATTGCCCAACAGGAGCGCAGCCATGCGGCTGCTGGCGAGATTAATGCTTATTTGGATGATTTGCAACGCAAACTTAGCTATTTAGCGAGAGTGCCTGGTTTAACAGACCTTTCGCCTGAAGTTCAAGGCAGATTTTTGGTAGCGTTAACGCGCCACCACAGTGCTTATGAAACAGTGGCGACCTTTGATAAAAATGGTAAAGTGGTTGCTTTTGTTTCACCTTATGGTAATCCCAGCTTCGATAAAGAAGATGCGAAGATAGCATTTTTACGTGCTTATAAACAACAGGAAGATTTTGTTAGCAGCGTAAAAATAGAGCCGGATACTCGCTTGCAAACGGTAATTTTAGCCGTGCCTATACGGAATATGCAAGATGAAGTAAATGGTGTGTTAATGGCGCGGATAAACTTAAAATTTTTGTGGAGTTTTCTTTTTCATATAAAAGTAGGAAAGACTGGTTATGCTTATGCGATCGACAGCCGGAAGCTTTTAATAGCTGAAAAAGGGAAAGCGCTGGAAACGTTTAAGCTGCAAGATCTATCGAATAGAAATTTTATTAAAGAATTAACAAAATTAAACCGCGATCGCCCCCTTAAAACCTATCGAGGTTTGAGGGGTGTTGAAGTAGTGGGAGCGAGTTCTACCATCCGCACCGGGCGCTGGAACGTCGTAGTTGAATTGCCTACGGCTGAGGCTTATGCGCCTGTGCGAAGAATGGTTGGAGTGATGGTAATAGGGTTAATTGTGGCGATAGCGATCGCAGCTTGGTTGGGCTGGTACTTTTCCCGGCAGATCGTCTTACCTTTGCAGCGTTTAACGCGGGCAGCAGCGGAAATTAGCGATGGTAATTTAGATACGTTTGTAGAGACGCCATTTATAGTGTCTTTAGGTGGGAACGAGTTAGGCGTATTAGCGACAACTTTTAATGAAATGACCGCTCAGTTGCGCCGTTTAATTGAGGCGCTGCGCCAAAGCGAGGAGCAATACAGCACGCTGGCGAGAAATTTTCCCAACGGTGCAGTTTTCTTATTTGATAAAGAACTACGCTTCCGCATTGCTGAAGGTGCGGGTTTAGCCGATATCGAACTTTCTAAAGATGCAATAGAAGGAAAGACTATTTGGGAGGCATTCCCGCCAGAAACAGTAGAAGTTATAGAAAAAATTTATCGCGATGCGATCGCGGGAACTACAACCGTTCAGGAAGTAGAATACCGCGATCGCGCTTATCTTTTGCACGCACTTCCGCTTAAAAACGAACGCGGAGAAATCTGGGCAGGCATGGTAATGACGCAAGACATTACCGACAGGAAAGAGGCGGAGGAGAAATTACGCGGAGAAAGAGATTTCAGCACAACCATTGTCCAAACTTCTCCAGCATTTTATGTTGCTATCAACCACGATGGCAAAGTCAGGATGATGAATGAAGCAATGCTTCACGCGCTTGATTATACGCTAGATGAAGTTGTAGGAAAGGATTATATTTCTAATTTTATTCCAGAAAGCGAGCGTTATATAGTTTATCAGATCCACGAGAGTGCCTCTAAGTATAAGCAACTGCCTGCCAAAGAAAACCATGTTATTACTAAGAGTGGACAAAAGCTGTTAGTAGAGTGGCAGGGCAGGGCAGTTTTTAAAGAAAATGGCGAACTTAACTTCTTGTTTGCTTTAGGAATTGACATCACCGAACGCCGACAGGCTGAAATTAAATTACGTGCCGCAGCAGAGCGCGATCGCTTGCTTGGCGCGATCGCCCTCCGCATTCGCGCATCGTTAGATCTGGATGAAATTCTCAACACTACAGTCAATGAGGTCAGGCACTTTCTGCAAGCAGATCGTGTTTTTATTGGTTTAATGAAAACTGAGAAAACCGCCAAGATTGTAGCGGAATCTGTAACCGATAGTTGGCCGTCCATGCTAGGATTAGCAATTACCGATGAAGCTTATATACAGCACGTAATAGCACTTTTTTCTCAAGGAAACATTCAGGTATTCAACGATAGAAATCAGTGGGAAAGATACCCGCTCGAAAAAGACTACCTGCTTTACTATCACATTCAAGCTTCCTTATCTGTATCGATAATGTTGGACGAGCAGTTTTATGGAATATTGGTTGCCCATCAGTGTAGCGGTTCTCGCGATTGGCAACAATTTGAAATTGAATTGATCGAGCAATTAGGAACGCAAGTAGCTATAGCAATCAAGCAAGCAAAACTTTACCAACAGGTGCAGGATTTCAGTGCAAGTTTGGAACGTCAAGTTGAAGAACGCACGGCTGAACTTCAAGAGCGAAATAGGGAACTTAAAGAGTTAAACGAACTCCAAGATGAGTTCCTCCATGCAGTTTCCCACGATCTTCGCACGCCGATTATGGGAATGTCTCTGGTGGTAAATAACTTGTTGAATAAGCCAGGGGATACGATACCGCTTTCTCGCTCAATTTTAGAGCGAATGATCCAGAGTAGTAATAACCAACTCGGCTTAATAAACTCTCTTTTAGAAGCCCACTCTAGCGAAGTTCGAGGTGTTGAACTCCACTATGAAGTTGTACAACTAAGTACGTTAATTCAAAACATTGCCCAAGATATGGAACCGCTGCTGGCGAAAAATCAAGCTACGTTGATAAATTTAGTTCCTACAAATTTACCGTTAGTAACAGCAGATCCATTGCAACTGAGGCGAGTGTTTGAAAATTTGCTTACTAATGCTTTAAACCACAACCCACCTGGACTTAGCCTCACCCTCAACGCCACTCTTGAGGAAGAGATGATTCGCTGCACGGTTGCTGATAATGGCATAGGCATGAACCCCGAGACGTGCGATCGCCTGTTCGAGCGTTATGTGCGGGGATCGCGTGCCCGACGCTCTACTGGCATCGGTCTAGGGTTGTATCTTTGTCGGCAAATCATAACAGCGCATGGCGGACAAATTGGCTGTATCAGTTCCCTTGGTGAAGGTGCCACCTTCTGGTTCACTTTACCTCTAGCAACGCAAAATGCAACTTCAGCGCTTTGA